The DNA region GCATCAGCGTGCACCTCCTGAGCTACCTCCACGATCCCGACCATCCAGGGCTGTTGGAGGAGATTACCAAGGCCAAGGACGCCCGCCTCACGCGTGCCGAACGTATGGTCACTCTCCTCGCCGAGGACTACCCGCTGACCTGGGACGATGTCATCCACCATGTAGCACCAGGAGCCACGCTGGGGCGTCCGCATATTGCCGATGCCCTGGTTGCGGCCGGCGTGGTGGCTGACCGTTCAGAGGCTTTCACGTCCATCCTGACCTCACGTTCGCGCTACTATGTCCAGCACTACGCGCCCGACCCGGCAACCGCCGTCGAGCTTGTCAGGGCGGCAGGCGGCGTGCCGGTCTTCGCGCACCCGGTGGCGTCGGCCCGCGGCCGGATCGTGGGCGAGCGCACGTACCAGGAAATGATCGACGCCGGCTTGGCGGGCCTGGAGATCGACCACCGGGACAATCCGGAAGAGGGACGGGAGTTCCTCCGCCGGCTGGCGGCACGCCACGGCCTGCTGATTACGGGTTCGTCCGACTACCACGGCACGGGCAAGCCCAATCTGCTGGGGGAGAACCTCACCGCGCCCGAGGTGCTTTCCCGGATCGAGGAGCTGGGCACGGGCACCGCCATCGTCCGCCCGTAGCCCCTGCCCTGTGCGCCTTCCCCAACTGACTGGCACATAACGCATCGAAACGCGCGAATGGCGACGTTAAGTGCGAGCTAGTTGGGTGGGAACGAGGCAAAGGTCGCGTGGGCGCCCAGGCGCTTGGCCATGACGTCGATGGCCGGCTGGTTCTGGTCCACGCACACAAACTTCCGGTCCAGCTTGGCCGCCACTGCGCCGAGTGTTCCTGAACCCGCGAAGAAGTCCAGGCACCAGTCTCCTGGCCGGCTTGAGGCGGCCACGACCCGTCGGATGAGGCCCTCTGGCTTCTGCGTCGGATAACCGG from Arthrobacter pascens includes:
- a CDS encoding PHP domain-containing protein, which encodes MRIDLHAHSNVSDGTETPADVMASAARAGLDVVALTDHDSTDGWAEASRAAQAASVALVPGMEVSCRTEQGISVHLLSYLHDPDHPGLLEEITKAKDARLTRAERMVTLLAEDYPLTWDDVIHHVAPGATLGRPHIADALVAAGVVADRSEAFTSILTSRSRYYVQHYAPDPATAVELVRAAGGVPVFAHPVASARGRIVGERTYQEMIDAGLAGLEIDHRDNPEEGREFLRRLAARHGLLITGSSDYHGTGKPNLLGENLTAPEVLSRIEELGTGTAIVRP